The genomic window TTCTCGCTCATCTGCCATACCGAGAGAGGAACCCCCAACTGGGAGTTGTAGCTCCGGGGCGAACGTACGATGTTGAACTCGTTATGCAACAGTTGATAGAGGAATTCCTTTACGATCGTCTTTCCGTTGCTACCGGTGATGCCGATCACGGGGATATTGAATTGCTTCCTGTGGTGGGTGGCCAGCTTTTGTAAAGCCCGTAACGTATCTTTTACGATCAGGAAGTTCGCATCCTTCATGCTCTCGAACTCCGGTAGCATATCGCTTACCACGAAGTTGCGAACACGAAGTTTATAGAGTTCCTGTATATATCTATGTCCGTCGTTCGTCTTGGTTTTCAAGGCGAAGAAGAGGCTTTTTTCCGGGAAGGAGAGACGACGGCTGTCAGTCAACAATAAACTGACCGTATCGTCAAGCAATTGGTTTGTTTTAGCACCGATAACTCTTGCTATTTCTTTAATTGCGTATTCCATTCTTTTATTTTAGTTTAGACTTTACTATTTCGATCTCTTTTCTGATATCAAAGGAAGGAATTTTCTCGCTAATTCGTTCCATCTTTAACAAAGTTTGAAGGATAAACCGCTTATAGGCCTCGCTATCCGGTTGAAAGGGCTTATGGTTAATAGCTTTTTGAATATCACCCCATTCTTTAAGGATTGCCGAAGTGTCTGTGGATAAGAAATTTTCGATAAAACGTTGCCAAATATAATCAATGGCCAATGGGGAGGGATGGAGCATATCGTCCGCATAGAAACGATAATCCCGGAGCTCGTCCATAAGGATCTCATAAGCGGGGAAGTAGGCGATTCGGCCGGGATAATCTTTCTGTAAGGCGTCCGTGGCTAGCAATAGGGTGGCTTTGCTGAGTTGGTTCTCGTGCGCCCCGTCTTTCCAGTGGCGGATTGGACTTACGGTAAATAAGATTTTCAAGGCGGGGTTTTGTTCCCAAAGGGCTAGTAACAGAGGTTTCCAGTCCTCGACGATCTCTTGCGTGGATAATCGTTGCCGATCGAACATCTTTTCCGGTAGCTTATGGCAATTCGACACGATTCGCCCGTCGCTCTTGAGGCGGTACACGAAAGCGGTTCCCAACGTGATTACCAACCGGGTCGCTTTTCGCAGGAAATCGGAAGATTGGGATAAGCGGCTGTTTATATGGTCTAGGCATTCTTCTTCCGAGGAAGCGGAGAAACGGCTATGATGGGTAAAACTATGGTATACGCCCTCATGCCGGAATAAATCCCCGGAGGTAAAACGCTCCGGGCGTAGCAGCATCCGCAATCCTTCCGCTACGGAAGCTGGGTTATACAGAGTACCGAATGGGTTTATATCTACGGAGAATTTATTCTCTTCCAGCTTCCGCCCGATATTCTCGGCGAAGCAGGAGCCCATCATCACGACCCGGTCCTCATACGAGAAAGAGAATCGTGCTTTCGGCAATAGGATTCGGGTATAAAGTTCCATATTTACTTTTTCGCAAAAGTAGATATATGTTTACGGAAATGCAAATAAGGAAGGTGTTTTAGGGGAATAATGTAACAATGCCCATTGTAAGGTTGTTAGGATGGGCAGTATAAGGAGCTTACGATGGGCATTGTTGCGACCTTATAATGCCTATTGGCGGAAGGTCGGGAGTGATACTATAAAAGAACGGCGGTAACTTGTTGAGTGTTACCGCCGTTGGTCGTAGCCTTTGCCGGGGCTACGCTTCATCTCCCATCGTTGCCATATATTCTTTCCATAAGGAGTCTATGTCGTAATCATTGCCGAGCGCATATTTCACGCCACCATCGAACGACCAAGGAATAACCTCTAATGTGCTTCGGTTGAACTTCCGCAGGAAATCCGGGCTCTTGGTTTGCGTAAGCCATGCGAGGAAGAAGCCTGTCGTGCGGTAACCATCCATATAATGGCCGCCTTTGGGACGATCTTCCAAGGTAAAACCGCCGTTCAGGTATCTTACGGCATCCGCCACACCTTCTATCATAGCCCAGAAAGTCTTATTAGTCCCATAGCTACCTATGCCTTGAGGCTCCAATTGGAAACCATGCGTCAGCTCATGGTATAATACGCCACGGGTCTCGTAATCCACTTTCGCGGTGTCATTATTGGCAAAACTTTTCTCGATCCATTTCGTGCTGTATACGATACTGATGGAAGGGGGCGCTCCGTCTTTTGCGGATACCCCGTCGTATTCCTTTAATGTATAGTGGATCTCCTCGATGCCCGGGATACTATCTTCCGGAGTGAAATAAAGCGTCTCTACGACCTTGCGGGCGTGCTTGGTAATATAAGCTTCCGGATCAGGGATAACGGCGGCATAGATCGCCGAGCCCTTAGCCTCGGGGGAAAGATTCTTGAAATCGATCTTTCCGATGTAATAATTATCCCAAGGATTTGAGGTGGCTTCCGCTACTGTAGCCGCCTGTTCCTTTTTGCCGGAGCAAGCGATGCAAGTCCACAGCAGGAAAGCACCGCTGATTAATTGTTTATACTTCATGAGTCTTGTCTGTTTTTTCTGATAAAATGGGTTAATCCGTCAGTGAATAAGGGCGATCCTCTCCGTTGAACAATCGCTTTTTGTTCGGGCTGGAAGTCATCTCGAAAGTGAGCGTTCCACCGTTCATGATGTCATCCTGCGTGATGTATCCTTTGGTATAGGGTTTCCCGTTTAGCTTTACCGCTTTTACATAACGGTTCTTGTCGCTGACTTTATTGGCTTTTACCTCGAAAGTCTTACCATTCTCCAAGCGGACCTTCATATAGGGAAGGTAAGGAGCGCCTAATACGTATTGATCCGTACCCGGGCAAACCGGATAGAATCCCATGGCGGAAAGGATATACCAAGCGGACATCTGGCCGCAGTCGTCGTTACCGCAAAGGCCGTCGATATTGTTGCGATACATCTTATTCATGATCTCGCGTTGCCAGAATTGGGTTTTCCAAGGCTGGCTGGTCCATGCGTATAAGAATGGGATGTGATGGCTGGGTTCGTTGCCGTGTACATAACCTCCTAGTAATCCTTCTTTGGTTACGTCTTCGGTCTCGGCAAAGAACTCATCGGGAAGATGCATCGTGAATAAGGAATCCATTTTAGTGATGAATGCTTGCTCGCCTCCCATCAACTGAATCATACCATTGACATCTTGAGGGACATAGAAGGAATAATTCAAGGCATTTCCCTCGATAAACCCTTCACCGTGCGTGCTTAACAAACTGAAGTCCTCTTTGAATTTACCATTCGTATAACGGGGACGGGCATATCCGATCGAGGTATCGAATACATTCGCGTAATTGGACGCACGCTTTTTATAGGTATCGGCCACGGATCGGTTTCCCACTAATAAAGCTGTATTATAGATTGTCCAATCATCATAAGCATACTCCAAAGTCAAGGAGCCTGCGCTACCGTTGCGATCTAAAGGAACATAACCTAATTCCATAAACTCTTTGGTTCCCTCATAATACGGAATCGTAGAGCTGTTGATCATCGCTTTTAACGCGGCGTCTTTATCGATCGGTAATCCTTTGGCGATAGCATCTGCCAAGACAGAGACGGAATGATAACCGATCATGCACCAGTTCTCGTTTGCCATATGGCTCCAGATCGGCAAGGCATGATGAACGCTTTGCTCGCAATGTTTCAACATAGATTTGGCGATATCCGTGTTAACTTGTCGGTTGATGATATTGAACAGGGGATGTAGGGCACGATAGGTATCCCATACGGAAAAAACCGTATAGTTCGTGAATCCGTCCGCTTGATGGATATTATGGTCGAGTCCGCGGTATTGACCGTCAACGTCCGTATATACGCAAGGATTGATCATCGTGTGATACAAGGAGGTGTAAAGCATAGCCAATTGATCATCGCTTCCTTTCGCGTCGATGACGGAGAGCGCTTTATTCCAAGTATCGGAGGCTTTGGCGGCTAATTGGTCGAAGTCCGCACCGGAAGCCTCGGCACGTAGATTTTTCAAGGCTCCCTCGGTGCTGACTCCGGAAAGGGCGACTTTCACTTCCAACTCATCAGACGTTTTCGGATCGAAATCAAAATAAGCGACGATCTTACGTCCTCCGATATCCGGGAAGTTCTCTTTCATATTGAACTTGGCATAACCGCCCCGATAATTAACTTTCGCTTTCTCTTCGCATCCGTAATGCGTGATCGGTTTGGAGAAAGACATGGCGAAATAAGTATAGTTGGTACGTGCCCAACCGTTTGTGATACGATAGCCGGTTACCAGCGTATCGTTCTCTACGCGAATATTGGTCCAAAGAACTTTGCCGTCATAGTTATAGATCCCGTGAATCATATCAAGGATAATGCGTTGGTTCTCACTGTTCGTAGGGTATGTGTATTTGTGGATGCCGACCCGTTGGGTGGTGGTCAGTTGTGCCTTTACGCCATAATCGGTGAGCATCACCTCGTAGTATCCGGGACGGGATATCTCGGTGCCATGCGAGAAACGGGAACGGTAACCGCCATCGGGATTCGTGGCCGTTCCGGGGTTTAGCTTCAACGTTCCGGTGGTAGGCATAATCAAGATATCCCCGAGGTCGGAGTGGCCGGTACCGCTGAAGTGGGTGTGGCTGAATCCTACGATGCTACTGTCTTTATGTTGATAACCCGCACAATACTCGTAGGAGCGAGGTTGGTATTTACCATCTACGTTGTGTGGTATGGTATCCGTATCCGGACTGAGTTGTACGAGTCCGAAGGGTACGCAAGCACCCGGGAACGTATGTCCCATTCCATTCGTCCCGATGATCGGGTTTACAAGATCAACTACACTGGTCTGTGCGATCGCTACTGTTGAGCTGGCTGCCAGAAAGAGGCAACACATCGATTTCTTGAGATTTATCATGTCGTATCAATTAGTTAGAAAAGGATGAAACATAAAAGGTCACCTTTGATAGTTCCAAGGATAACCTTTGATAGTGACAAAGGTAACCTTTTATATTTTCAGATCAATAAGTATAGTAGTCCTCTATCATTGTCAAGTGCTAATTTGTTAATAATGGATTTCTACTATACTTAGTTGATATTTAGAACAATGAGTTAGCCTCGTTCGGAGATAAGTTTGCGTTAGCATCCAATTGTCTTTGCGGAATAGGGAAGATATTACGCTTTGGTTCGTTGGATGCAGTCTTGTCCCACCAAGAAGTGGTTACGAACTTGTTAAAACGAACCAAGTCTGTACGGCGGATTCCTTCGAAAGCAAACTCTCTACCTTTTTCGGCTAAGAACTCATCCATTGTCAATGTAGCGGTCGTATATTTCGCTTTCTCCCAATCCTCTGCCTTGAAAGAACGTTGACGAACGCTGTTGATCATATCTACCACTTCTTGCGTTGCTTTGCCTCCGTTCTTACGCATCAAGGCCTCCGCTTTGTTATAGATAACCTCGGAATAACGGAACATCACCCAGTCGTTGTTCATATCGCCGGTAGTACCCGGTTGGATTTCATACTTGATAGAGCGAGCGCCGCTGTTTTCTTCGCCCTCGGTCATGGACTTAATGTAGTTTACGAATACCAAATCCTGCCCATTGTACTCCTCTGAACCTTTCAAAGGCTCTGCGGTCGTGTCGTAGTAGTAATTACCGTTTTCATCTACTTTGCGAGGATATTGCTTACCGATCAAGAAACCCTCAATTTTTCTCAAGTCGTTGTCAGCGAATGAGTCATAAAAGGTCGGTTGTGTCACCAAGCCGTTCCAAGGACCGGATTGCAAATCCCAGCCAGTTTGGTGTGCGTAATGCAACCAACGTTGATACCAACCCATTCCTTTGGCATATACTTCATCATACACGATTGACCAGATAATCTCGGTAGATCGCTTGTCGTTATCCGCACGGAAAGTGTCGTTCCACTTCTTATCCAATGCGAAACCTCCCTTAGCTAATTCATCGCAAGCTGCGATACAATCATCCCAGCGTGCTTGTCCAGTATAAATTTCCGCATTCAAATAGAGACGAGCCAATAATGCGTAAGCCCCCCATTTGGATACACGTCCGTAGGTCTCTGTTTTACTCTCTGACAAAGAAGGAATACTCTCGTTTAACTCTTTTTCGATCCAAGCGAATAACTCTGCGCGAGATTTGGAGGAAGGATTGATTTCACCGATTTTCTCGCAAATTGGAGCCGTACCGAACATATCCATCACATACCAATAACAGTAAGCGCGATATACACGCATCTCCGCTTGTGCTTGTGCTTTAGACATTGGAACTTGGAGTGCTTCAAAATCTATATTCTCTGTATCTGTAAGGAAGTTGTTAGCATATCCGATACCTTCAAATAATTTTTTCCAAGCATCCACTACTTGACCATCCGTAGGAATCCATTGATGGCGGTGTAAGCGAATCCAGTCTCCATTGTCATAGCCGTGGCGACCTTTTTGAGGCCATGCGGCACAGTCGGAAGATAACTCGTTACATGACCAAGGCGATTGGGCTACTTGCATAGTTCCACAGAAGTGTCCCCATGGACGCATCATGGCGGCCATTACCTCGCCTGCATTGTTGTAATAATTCTCAGCGATTACCGAGCTATGTATTTCCTCTGTCAGGTCCGTACAAGAGGTAAATGCGGTAGCTCCCAGCAATAATGAAATTGCGCATATATTTTTTAAAGCTTTCATTGTATTGTCTTAAATCTATTGTTACTTAATTAGAATCCAAAATTAACGCCAAACGTGAAGGTACGGGTGGTGGGAT from Parabacteroides distasonis ATCC 8503 includes these protein-coding regions:
- a CDS encoding GSCFA domain-containing protein, which translates into the protein MELYTRILLPKARFSFSYEDRVVMMGSCFAENIGRKLEENKFSVDINPFGTLYNPASVAEGLRMLLRPERFTSGDLFRHEGVYHSFTHHSRFSASSEEECLDHINSRLSQSSDFLRKATRLVITLGTAFVYRLKSDGRIVSNCHKLPEKMFDRQRLSTQEIVEDWKPLLLALWEQNPALKILFTVSPIRHWKDGAHENQLSKATLLLATDALQKDYPGRIAYFPAYEILMDELRDYRFYADDMLHPSPLAIDYIWQRFIENFLSTDTSAILKEWGDIQKAINHKPFQPDSEAYKRFILQTLLKMERISEKIPSFDIRKEIEIVKSKLK
- a CDS encoding basic secretory family protein produces the protein MKYKQLISGAFLLWTCIACSGKKEQAATVAEATSNPWDNYYIGKIDFKNLSPEAKGSAIYAAVIPDPEAYITKHARKVVETLYFTPEDSIPGIEEIHYTLKEYDGVSAKDGAPPSISIVYSTKWIEKSFANNDTAKVDYETRGVLYHELTHGFQLEPQGIGSYGTNKTFWAMIEGVADAVRYLNGGFTLEDRPKGGHYMDGYRTTGFFLAWLTQTKSPDFLRKFNRSTLEVIPWSFDGGVKYALGNDYDIDSLWKEYMATMGDEA
- a CDS encoding GH92 family glycosyl hydrolase encodes the protein MINLKKSMCCLFLAASSTVAIAQTSVVDLVNPIIGTNGMGHTFPGACVPFGLVQLSPDTDTIPHNVDGKYQPRSYEYCAGYQHKDSSIVGFSHTHFSGTGHSDLGDILIMPTTGTLKLNPGTATNPDGGYRSRFSHGTEISRPGYYEVMLTDYGVKAQLTTTQRVGIHKYTYPTNSENQRIILDMIHGIYNYDGKVLWTNIRVENDTLVTGYRITNGWARTNYTYFAMSFSKPITHYGCEEKAKVNYRGGYAKFNMKENFPDIGGRKIVAYFDFDPKTSDELEVKVALSGVSTEGALKNLRAEASGADFDQLAAKASDTWNKALSVIDAKGSDDQLAMLYTSLYHTMINPCVYTDVDGQYRGLDHNIHQADGFTNYTVFSVWDTYRALHPLFNIINRQVNTDIAKSMLKHCEQSVHHALPIWSHMANENWCMIGYHSVSVLADAIAKGLPIDKDAALKAMINSSTIPYYEGTKEFMELGYVPLDRNGSAGSLTLEYAYDDWTIYNTALLVGNRSVADTYKKRASNYANVFDTSIGYARPRYTNGKFKEDFSLLSTHGEGFIEGNALNYSFYVPQDVNGMIQLMGGEQAFITKMDSLFTMHLPDEFFAETEDVTKEGLLGGYVHGNEPSHHIPFLYAWTSQPWKTQFWQREIMNKMYRNNIDGLCGNDDCGQMSAWYILSAMGFYPVCPGTDQYVLGAPYLPYMKVRLENGKTFEVKANKVSDKNRYVKAVKLNGKPYTKGYITQDDIMNGGTLTFEMTSSPNKKRLFNGEDRPYSLTD
- a CDS encoding RagB/SusD family nutrient uptake outer membrane protein, which encodes MKALKNICAISLLLGATAFTSCTDLTEEIHSSVIAENYYNNAGEVMAAMMRPWGHFCGTMQVAQSPWSCNELSSDCAAWPQKGRHGYDNGDWIRLHRHQWIPTDGQVVDAWKKLFEGIGYANNFLTDTENIDFEALQVPMSKAQAQAEMRVYRAYCYWYVMDMFGTAPICEKIGEINPSSKSRAELFAWIEKELNESIPSLSESKTETYGRVSKWGAYALLARLYLNAEIYTGQARWDDCIAACDELAKGGFALDKKWNDTFRADNDKRSTEIIWSIVYDEVYAKGMGWYQRWLHYAHQTGWDLQSGPWNGLVTQPTFYDSFADNDLRKIEGFLIGKQYPRKVDENGNYYYDTTAEPLKGSEEYNGQDLVFVNYIKSMTEGEENSGARSIKYEIQPGTTGDMNNDWVMFRYSEVIYNKAEALMRKNGGKATQEVVDMINSVRQRSFKAEDWEKAKYTTATLTMDEFLAEKGREFAFEGIRRTDLVRFNKFVTTSWWDKTASNEPKRNIFPIPQRQLDANANLSPNEANSLF